A region from the Salidesulfovibrio onnuriiensis genome encodes:
- a CDS encoding DUF4139 domain-containing protein codes for MNYLKFIFFIALSLAISPALASAAGKSLTVTIYNNDRALINEVRPMELPKGQERVEFLGVPETVEPQSLRVTSKTSPKNFRVLDMNYEYDLVGTKTLLDRYVGKQLTVVLPDPSDATARMLKQATLIANNDRPVFQVGNEIYVGDYEAVLLPSLPQGLRAKPALVWLVDNNGPAKQDIEVSYLARGMGWRADYVLKVDRDNKDAGLSGWVTLTNNSGMAFEKAALKLVAGDVHEAPQPAPTYRGKALMMEAAMGDGMQQEEFFEYHLYSLDRPVDIANKQIKQVSLLQAPKIKVEKELVCEYHAGGNQKQKAKPPVNVLLKLRNDKQSGLGMPLPEGVVRAYQESSDGSVLLIGEDRIQHTPKGEEISLTMGKAFDVTVERIQTAYQKISKNSYKMSWKIEVRNGSDKPGTILLRDTLPGQWKVTRASRKYTKIGSAGIEFTVQAPPSHDGKGTVITYEAEITY; via the coding sequence ATGAACTACCTGAAATTCATATTCTTTATCGCACTCTCCCTCGCGATCTCCCCTGCTCTCGCCAGCGCGGCCGGCAAATCCCTGACCGTGACCATCTACAACAACGACCGGGCCCTGATAAACGAGGTCCGGCCCATGGAACTGCCCAAGGGGCAGGAACGCGTGGAATTCCTGGGCGTGCCCGAAACCGTGGAGCCCCAATCCCTGCGCGTGACCTCCAAAACATCGCCCAAGAACTTCCGCGTTCTGGACATGAACTACGAATACGACCTCGTGGGCACCAAGACCCTGCTGGACCGCTACGTGGGCAAGCAGCTCACCGTGGTGCTGCCCGATCCATCGGACGCCACGGCCCGCATGCTCAAGCAGGCAACGCTCATCGCCAACAACGACCGGCCCGTTTTCCAGGTGGGCAATGAAATCTATGTGGGCGACTACGAGGCCGTACTGCTGCCCAGCCTGCCCCAGGGGCTGCGGGCCAAGCCCGCCCTGGTCTGGCTGGTGGACAACAACGGCCCGGCCAAGCAGGACATCGAGGTTTCCTATCTGGCCCGGGGCATGGGCTGGCGGGCGGACTACGTGCTCAAGGTCGACCGCGACAACAAGGACGCGGGCCTGTCCGGATGGGTGACCCTGACCAACAACTCGGGCATGGCCTTTGAAAAGGCGGCCCTCAAGCTGGTGGCCGGGGATGTCCATGAAGCGCCGCAACCCGCTCCCACCTACCGGGGCAAGGCATTGATGATGGAAGCCGCCATGGGCGACGGCATGCAGCAGGAGGAATTCTTCGAATACCACCTCTACAGCCTGGACCGCCCGGTGGACATCGCCAACAAGCAGATCAAGCAGGTCAGCCTGCTTCAGGCCCCCAAGATCAAGGTGGAAAAGGAACTGGTTTGCGAATACCACGCCGGCGGCAACCAGAAGCAGAAGGCGAAACCGCCCGTGAACGTGCTCCTCAAGCTCAGGAACGACAAGCAGTCCGGCCTGGGCATGCCCCTGCCCGAAGGCGTTGTGCGCGCCTATCAGGAAAGCTCGGACGGCAGCGTGCTGCTCATCGGCGAGGACCGCATCCAGCACACCCCCAAGGGCGAGGAAATATCCCTGACCATGGGCAAGGCCTTTGACGTCACCGTGGAGCGCATCCAGACCGCATACCAGAAGATCAGCAAGAATTCCTACAAGATGTCCTGGAAGATCGAAGTACGCAACGGATCGGACAAGCCCGGCACCATCCTGCTCAGGGATACGCTTCCGGGCCAGTGGAAAGTGACCAGGGCCAGCCGGAAGTACACCAAGATAGGCTCGGCAGGCATCGAATTCACGGTACAGGCCCCGCCCTCCCATGACGGCAAGGGCACGGTGATCACCTACGAGGCGGAAATCACGTATTAG
- a CDS encoding trehalose 6-phosphate synthase, which yields MAKAIQQTELVTLKDFYQLMEATREVRFEATKMISAGEAPAGDTVLSLKNALSSLEAVAQAGGKRVLSLDGSRKIELDLDYEINETRKDIFFLENGEKTFMGYLADLHPEFEEHVARGRNYLGGREINCFITDRDGTVNNYCGRYRSSIQSIYNAVLLTRFAQSSAANSVILTSAPLANIGLVDISVAPERVMYYAGSKGRECIDLEGRRRAFPVEKEKQALLDKLNAVLSGLVKMPEYEKYSLIGSGLQFKFGQTTIARQDISKSVDEQESRDFLRRLGEVVADLDPDGTNFRIEDTGLDVEIILTIESGDEGPKDFDKGDGVRFLNTEFNFGMFHGPNLICGDTGSDVPMLEAAMEMSKETKSIFVTSKDELATRVKGVCPDALIVPEPDMLVTILGTLT from the coding sequence ATGGCCAAGGCCATCCAACAGACTGAACTCGTCACGCTCAAGGATTTCTACCAGCTCATGGAAGCCACGCGCGAGGTGCGCTTCGAGGCGACCAAAATGATCTCGGCGGGGGAAGCGCCCGCCGGGGACACGGTCCTGTCGCTCAAAAACGCACTGAGTTCCCTGGAGGCTGTCGCCCAGGCGGGCGGCAAGCGCGTCCTTTCCCTGGACGGCTCCCGGAAAATCGAGCTGGACCTGGACTACGAAATCAATGAAACGCGTAAGGACATCTTTTTCCTGGAAAACGGGGAAAAGACCTTCATGGGCTACCTGGCCGACCTGCATCCGGAATTCGAGGAGCATGTCGCACGCGGCCGCAACTATCTCGGCGGACGCGAAATAAACTGCTTCATCACCGACAGGGACGGCACGGTCAACAACTACTGCGGCCGGTACCGTTCCTCGATCCAGTCCATATACAACGCGGTGCTGCTGACCCGCTTCGCGCAGAGCAGCGCGGCCAACTCGGTCATCCTGACCTCCGCGCCCCTGGCCAACATCGGCCTGGTGGACATCAGCGTGGCCCCGGAACGGGTCATGTACTACGCGGGGTCCAAGGGCCGCGAGTGCATCGACCTGGAGGGCAGGCGGCGCGCCTTCCCCGTGGAAAAGGAAAAGCAGGCGCTGCTGGACAAGCTCAACGCAGTGCTCTCGGGTCTGGTCAAAATGCCGGAGTATGAAAAGTACTCCCTGATCGGATCGGGCCTGCAGTTCAAGTTCGGCCAGACCACCATTGCCCGCCAGGACATCAGCAAATCCGTGGACGAACAGGAATCCAGGGATTTCCTGCGGCGGCTGGGGGAAGTGGTGGCCGACCTGGACCCGGACGGCACCAACTTCCGCATCGAGGACACGGGACTGGACGTGGAAATCATCCTGACCATCGAATCCGGGGACGAAGGTCCCAAGGATTTCGACAAAGGAGACGGCGTGCGGTTCCTGAACACGGAATTCAACTTCGGCATGTTCCACGGCCCCAACCTCATCTGCGGCGACACCGGAAGCGATGTGCCCATGCTGGAGGCCGCCATGGAAATGTCCAAGGAAACCAAATCGATATTTGTCACATCAAAGGACGAACTGGCCACAAGGGTAAAAGGGGTTTGTCCCGATGCGCTCATCGTGCCCGAACCGGACATGCTCGTAACCATACTGGGAACCCTGACCTAG